Proteins encoded by one window of Gemmatimonadaceae bacterium:
- the argF gene encoding ornithine carbamoyltransferase — protein sequence MAKPVTAAAPALPPESYPPHRDFLQITDFTRPQLERLFALAERMRGGGYTKQPLAGKTLAMIFMKASTRTRVSFEVGTYQLGGHALFLSPRDVQLGRGEPIADTARVLSRYVNGIMIRTFAHQDAEVLAQYAGVPVINGLTDMVHPCQVLADLLTVRQHLGSYEGKVIAWIGDGNNMANSWINAANRLGFELRIACPEGYEPADHLLVEAKKHARITVTRDPMAAAEGAHVVTTDVWASMGQEEEQKTRAKAFAKYTVNAKLMKKADPGAIFLHCLPAHRGEEVSADVIDGPQSRVWDEAENRLHVQKAIMAVLMGGEEVG from the coding sequence ATGGCCAAGCCCGTCACCGCCGCCGCGCCCGCCCTGCCGCCCGAGTCGTATCCGCCGCACCGCGACTTCCTGCAGATCACCGACTTCACGCGCCCCCAGCTCGAGCGGCTGTTCGCGCTCGCCGAGCGGATGCGCGGCGGCGGCTACACCAAACAGCCGCTGGCCGGCAAGACGCTGGCGATGATCTTCATGAAGGCGTCCACGCGCACGCGCGTGTCGTTCGAGGTGGGCACGTACCAGTTGGGCGGGCACGCGCTGTTCCTCTCGCCCCGCGACGTGCAGCTGGGCCGCGGCGAGCCCATCGCCGACACGGCGCGCGTGCTGTCGCGCTACGTGAACGGGATCATGATCCGCACCTTCGCGCACCAGGACGCCGAGGTGCTGGCGCAGTACGCGGGCGTGCCCGTGATCAACGGGCTCACCGACATGGTGCATCCCTGCCAGGTGCTGGCCGACCTGCTCACCGTGCGCCAGCATCTGGGCAGCTATGAGGGAAAGGTGATTGCCTGGATCGGCGACGGGAACAACATGGCCAATTCGTGGATCAACGCCGCCAACCGGCTGGGGTTCGAGTTGCGCATCGCCTGTCCCGAAGGCTACGAGCCGGCCGACCACCTGCTGGTGGAAGCCAAGAAGCACGCCAGGATCACCGTGACGCGCGACCCGATGGCCGCCGCCGAGGGGGCCCACGTGGTGACCACCGACGTGTGGGCGAGCATGGGGCAGGAGGAGGAGCAGAAGACGCGCGCCAAGGCGTTCGCCAAGTACACCGTCAACGCCAAGCTGATGAAGAAGGCCGACCCGGGCGCGATCTTCCTGCACTGCCTGCCGGCGCATCGCGGCGAGGAGGTCTCGGCCGACGTGATCGACGGGCCGCAGAGCCGCGTGTGGGACGAGGCCGAGAACCGCCTGCACGTGCAGAAGGCGATCATGGCCGTGCTGATGGGCGGGGAAGAGGTCGGGTAG
- the hslU gene encoding ATP-dependent protease ATPase subunit HslU produces MPTNHTEQVLARLADLTPRQIVAELDRYIVGQADAKKAVAIALRNRWRRQRAPEGIREEIAPNNIILIGPTGVGKTEIARRLSKLAGAPFIKVEASKFTEVGYVGRDVESMVRDLVESAIDMVRTEREAEIEDLAHERVEQRLLDLLLPAPEAPKARTPEQPDAETSNVFVVSARGDVTREQELAQERHQRTREKLHQLLKDGQLEGREVEVEVTPRAPMIDVLSAQGAPEGMENFTDMLKDMLPKRQKKRSVKVSEARRILLEQEFEKLIDIEEVTADALERVEKLGIIFLDEIDKIAGERSQMGGPDVSREGVQRDLLPIVEGSNVQTKYGMVKTDHVLFIAAGAFHVSKPSDLIPELQGRFPIRVELKPLTEADFVRIMTEPENALTKQYAALVEAEGAKLTFTDDGIREIARIAALVNERMENIGARRLHTVMTTQLEEVLYELPDRGTAEIVVDAAAVRDKLKAIVEDEDLRRYIL; encoded by the coding sequence ATGCCAACCAACCATACCGAGCAAGTCCTGGCCCGTCTCGCCGACCTGACCCCGCGTCAGATCGTGGCCGAGCTGGACCGCTACATCGTGGGCCAGGCCGACGCCAAGAAGGCGGTGGCCATCGCGCTCCGCAACCGGTGGCGCCGGCAGCGCGCCCCCGAGGGCATCCGCGAGGAGATCGCCCCCAACAACATCATCCTCATCGGGCCCACCGGCGTGGGCAAGACCGAGATCGCGCGCCGCCTGTCCAAGCTGGCCGGCGCGCCGTTCATCAAGGTGGAGGCCTCCAAGTTCACCGAGGTGGGCTACGTGGGGCGCGACGTGGAGTCCATGGTGCGCGACCTGGTGGAGAGCGCCATCGACATGGTGCGCACCGAGCGCGAAGCCGAGATCGAGGACCTGGCGCACGAGCGCGTGGAGCAGCGGCTGCTCGACCTGCTGCTCCCGGCGCCCGAGGCGCCCAAGGCCAGGACCCCCGAGCAGCCGGACGCCGAGACGTCCAACGTGTTCGTGGTCTCGGCGCGCGGCGACGTGACCCGCGAGCAGGAGCTGGCGCAGGAGCGCCACCAGCGCACGCGGGAGAAGCTGCACCAGCTGCTCAAGGACGGGCAGCTCGAGGGGCGCGAGGTGGAGGTGGAGGTCACGCCGCGCGCGCCGATGATCGACGTGCTGTCGGCGCAGGGCGCGCCCGAGGGGATGGAGAACTTCACCGACATGCTCAAGGACATGCTGCCCAAGCGCCAGAAGAAGCGCAGCGTGAAGGTGAGCGAGGCCCGGCGCATTCTCCTCGAGCAGGAGTTCGAGAAGCTGATCGACATCGAGGAGGTCACGGCCGACGCGCTGGAGCGCGTGGAGAAGCTCGGCATCATCTTCCTCGACGAGATCGACAAGATCGCCGGCGAGCGTTCGCAGATGGGCGGCCCCGACGTGTCGCGCGAGGGCGTGCAGCGCGACCTGCTGCCGATCGTCGAGGGCTCCAACGTGCAGACCAAGTACGGCATGGTGAAGACCGACCACGTGCTGTTCATCGCCGCCGGCGCCTTCCACGTGTCCAAGCCCAGCGATCTCATCCCCGAGCTGCAGGGGCGGTTTCCCATCCGCGTGGAGCTCAAGCCGCTCACCGAGGCCGATTTCGTGCGCATCATGACCGAGCCCGAGAACGCCCTCACCAAGCAGTACGCGGCGCTGGTCGAGGCCGAGGGCGCCAAGCTCACGTTCACCGACGACGGCATCCGCGAGATCGCGCGCATCGCCGCGCTGGTGAACGAGCGCATGGAGAACATCGGCGCCCGCCGGCTGCACACCGTGATGACCACGCAGCTCGAGGAGGTGCTCTACGAGTTGCCCGACCGCGGCACCGCCGAGATCGTCGTCGACGCCGCCGCCGTGCGCGACAAGCTCAAGGCCATCGTGGAAGACGAAGACCTCCGGCGCTACATTCTCTAG
- the hslV gene encoding ATP-dependent protease subunit HslV: MPLPIIRATTILAVRREGKVAIGGDGQVTVGDTVMKAKAQKVRAMQGGKLLTGFAGSVADALTLFEKFEEKLTRFPGNLPRAVVELAKEWRSDRVLRRLEAMLIVADVSNGYIISGTGEVIEPDDGILAIGSGGPYALSAARALANNTTLAPREIVERSLQIAGEICIYTNTNITVLDA; this comes from the coding sequence ATGCCACTCCCGATCATTCGCGCCACCACCATCCTGGCCGTCCGCCGCGAGGGCAAGGTCGCCATCGGCGGCGACGGACAGGTGACCGTGGGCGACACCGTGATGAAGGCCAAGGCGCAGAAGGTGCGCGCCATGCAGGGCGGCAAGCTGCTCACCGGGTTTGCCGGTTCGGTGGCCGACGCGCTCACGCTGTTCGAGAAGTTCGAGGAGAAGCTCACGCGCTTTCCGGGCAACCTGCCGCGCGCCGTGGTGGAGTTGGCCAAGGAATGGCGCAGCGACCGCGTGCTGCGCCGGCTCGAGGCGATGCTCATCGTGGCCGACGTCAGCAACGGCTACATCATCTCGGGCACCGGCGAGGTGATCGAGCCCGACGACGGCATCCTCGCCATCGGTTCCGGCGGCCCGTACGCGCTGTCCGCCGCCCGCGCCCTGGCCAACAACACCACGCTGGCCCCGCGCGAGATCGTGGAGCGCAGCCTGCAGATCGCGGGCGAGATCTGCATCTATACCAATACCAATATAACCGTCCTCGATGCCTGA
- a CDS encoding isoprenylcysteine carboxylmethyltransferase family protein, translated as MLRPGPLIHDLWLLLLAVWLVGAFATKRTARRQGRGSRMVQMVFVVSAYFLLFDSDTAKGWLGWQFSKPSAPIAWTGVALTAAGVGLAIWARGVLGGNWSATVTVKDDHDLVERGPYRLVRHPIYSGFSLAAVGTALAIDQLRGVVAVGLMLLAWRLKWPIEERFMIEEFGDRYLDYRKRVSAIIPRIW; from the coding sequence ATGCTGCGTCCCGGCCCGCTCATTCACGATCTCTGGCTGCTGCTCCTGGCCGTCTGGCTGGTCGGCGCCTTTGCCACCAAGCGGACGGCCCGGCGCCAGGGTCGCGGCTCCCGCATGGTTCAGATGGTGTTCGTGGTTTCGGCGTACTTCCTGCTCTTCGATTCGGACACGGCGAAGGGATGGCTGGGCTGGCAATTCTCCAAGCCGAGCGCTCCGATCGCCTGGACGGGCGTCGCGCTCACGGCGGCCGGCGTCGGCCTCGCGATCTGGGCGCGCGGCGTCCTCGGCGGCAACTGGAGCGCCACCGTCACCGTCAAGGACGACCACGATCTCGTCGAGCGTGGCCCGTACCGGCTGGTCCGCCACCCCATCTATTCGGGGTTCTCGCTGGCCGCCGTGGGCACGGCGCTGGCCATCGACCAACTGCGCGGGGTGGTCGCGGTCGGGCTCATGCTGCTCGCCTGGCGTCTCAAGTGGCCGATCGAGGAGCGCTTCATGATCGAGGAGTTCGGAGACCGGTACCTGGACTACCGGAAACGGGTAAGCGCAATTATCCCACGCATTTGGTAG
- a CDS encoding tyrosine recombinase XerC produces MTSDAPAPAEVEEYLTHLAKERDVSPNTVIAYRRDLKEFVGFLGAYHGGAVWSWQGVDRLTMRGFLGHLTRRGLSRRSMSRTLSAVRGFYRFLALNDLVSVNPARAVGAPKLEKHLPGYLDRAQIDLLFQAAEARAMEGRFEDVRNLAILELFYSTGMRVSELQGLNRPDLDLISQQVKVRGKGRKERIIPVGDHAQLAVRNYEAKREALPGALGAGADRRALFVGRTGKRLTVRAVQKLMSKFLSQVDEEAGLTTHSLRHTFATHLLDAGADLRAVQELLGHASISTTQIYTHTSVERLKEVYHKSHPRA; encoded by the coding sequence GTGACCAGCGACGCGCCGGCGCCGGCCGAGGTGGAGGAGTACCTCACGCATCTGGCCAAGGAGCGCGACGTGTCGCCCAACACGGTGATCGCGTACCGGCGCGACCTCAAGGAATTCGTCGGGTTCCTGGGCGCCTACCATGGCGGCGCGGTGTGGAGCTGGCAGGGCGTGGACCGCCTGACCATGCGCGGGTTTCTGGGCCACCTCACGCGGCGCGGGCTGTCGCGGCGCTCGATGTCGCGCACGTTGAGCGCCGTGCGCGGGTTCTACCGGTTCCTGGCCCTCAACGACCTCGTGTCGGTGAATCCGGCGCGGGCCGTGGGCGCGCCCAAGCTGGAGAAGCACCTGCCCGGATACCTCGACCGCGCGCAGATCGACCTGCTGTTCCAGGCGGCCGAGGCGCGGGCCATGGAGGGGCGGTTCGAGGACGTGCGCAACCTGGCCATCCTGGAGCTGTTCTACTCCACCGGCATGCGCGTGTCGGAGCTGCAGGGGCTCAACCGTCCGGATCTGGATCTGATCTCGCAGCAGGTGAAGGTGCGCGGCAAGGGGCGCAAGGAGCGCATCATCCCCGTGGGCGACCACGCGCAGCTCGCCGTGCGCAATTACGAGGCCAAGCGCGAGGCGCTGCCGGGCGCGCTGGGCGCCGGGGCGGACCGGCGGGCGCTGTTCGTGGGGCGCACCGGCAAGCGCCTCACCGTGCGCGCCGTGCAGAAGCTCATGAGCAAGTTCCTATCGCAGGTGGACGAGGAGGCGGGGCTCACCACGCACTCGCTGCGGCACACCTTTGCCACGCATCTGCTCGACGCCGGCGCCGACCTCCGGGCGGTTCAGGAGCTGCTGGGCCATGCGTCCATCAGCACCACGCAGATCTACACGCACACCAGCGTGGAGCGGCTGAAAGAGGTGTACCACAAGTCGCACCCGAGAGCATAG
- the trmFO gene encoding methylenetetrahydrofolate--tRNA-(uracil(54)-C(5))-methyltransferase (FADH(2)-oxidizing) TrmFO, with translation MSHQTPVTIAGGGLAGSEAAWQLAERGHDVVLHEMRPVRGTPAHKTDRLAELVCSNTFKSTEATNAHGLLKAEMRLLGSLVLWAADQARVPGGSALTVDRDVFSRAVHDRLMAHPRVTVIREEVTALPSPGIVATGPLTSDALAEAIRARLGVASLAFYDAIAPIVSRESIDDSIAFRASRYDKETMEGAEPEGAYLNCPFTRDEYEAFLDALLAADLHHGHEFDEVPYFEGCMPVEVMAQRGRDTLRFGPMKPVGLVDPRTGRRPWAVAQLRMEDRAGQMWNLVGFQTRLRIPEQKRVFTMIPALANAEFLRFGTIHRNSYLNAPASLTPHLSLRDDPMTLFAGQLTGVEGYTESTATGLVAGVNLSRLLHGQDAAVPPPTTMLGALYRYLREADPRHFQPMNANFGLVEPLPQEVRDKARKRGMIAERALADMERWRDEFVSAVAAP, from the coding sequence ATGAGCCACCAGACTCCAGTAACCATCGCCGGCGGCGGACTCGCCGGATCGGAAGCCGCGTGGCAGCTGGCCGAGCGCGGGCACGACGTGGTGTTGCACGAGATGCGTCCCGTGCGCGGCACGCCGGCGCACAAGACGGATCGTCTGGCCGAGCTGGTGTGCTCCAACACGTTCAAGAGCACCGAAGCCACCAACGCGCACGGGCTGCTCAAGGCCGAGATGCGGCTGCTGGGCTCGCTGGTGCTCTGGGCGGCCGATCAGGCGCGCGTGCCGGGCGGCAGCGCGCTCACCGTGGACCGCGACGTGTTCTCGCGCGCCGTGCACGACCGCCTCATGGCGCATCCGCGCGTGACCGTGATCCGCGAGGAGGTCACGGCGCTTCCGTCGCCGGGCATCGTCGCCACCGGGCCGCTCACCTCCGACGCGCTGGCCGAGGCCATTCGCGCGCGGCTGGGCGTGGCCTCGCTGGCGTTCTACGACGCCATCGCGCCCATCGTCTCGCGCGAGTCGATCGACGACTCGATCGCGTTTCGCGCGTCGCGCTACGACAAGGAAACCATGGAGGGCGCCGAGCCCGAGGGCGCCTATCTCAACTGCCCGTTCACGCGCGACGAGTACGAAGCGTTCCTCGACGCGCTGCTGGCGGCCGATCTGCACCACGGCCACGAGTTCGACGAGGTGCCGTACTTCGAAGGCTGCATGCCGGTGGAGGTGATGGCGCAGCGCGGCCGCGACACGCTGCGCTTTGGCCCCATGAAGCCGGTGGGGCTCGTGGATCCGCGCACCGGCCGGCGTCCGTGGGCGGTGGCGCAGCTCCGCATGGAGGACCGGGCCGGACAGATGTGGAACCTGGTGGGCTTCCAGACGCGGCTGCGCATTCCGGAGCAGAAGCGCGTGTTCACCATGATCCCGGCGCTGGCCAACGCCGAGTTCCTGCGCTTCGGCACCATCCATCGCAATTCGTATCTCAACGCGCCGGCGTCGCTCACCCCGCATCTCTCGCTGCGCGATGACCCGATGACGCTGTTCGCCGGCCAGCTCACCGGGGTCGAGGGCTATACCGAGAGCACCGCCACCGGGCTCGTGGCCGGCGTCAATCTGTCGCGCCTGCTGCACGGGCAGGACGCGGCGGTGCCGCCGCCCACGACCATGCTCGGCGCGCTGTACCGGTATCTGCGCGAGGCCGACCCGCGGCACTTCCAGCCCATGAACGCCAACTTCGGGCTGGTGGAGCCGCTGCCGCAGGAGGTGCGCGACAAGGCCAGGAAGCGCGGCATGATCGCCGAGCGCGCGCTGGCCGACATGGAGCGCTGGCGCGACGAGTTCGTGTCCGCGGTGGCGGCGCCGTGA
- the topA gene encoding type I DNA topoisomerase: MAVKKKTTTTKKRATARKAKGSAATTKRRGRAAAAEPEEELPSEPGSTSLVIVESPAKAKTIGKYLGRGYRVRATVGHIMDLPEKKLGIDVENGFEPDLVPIPGKEKTIAELKSAAKTSKEVLIATDPDREGEAIAWHVAEQLKPKRGKSTIPIRRVLFHEITKDAVQRAISAAGEIDERKVEAQQARRVLDRLVGYKASPVLWKTVKKGISAGRVQTVALRLIVEREREIRAFNPVEYWTVEALLEKSGTTFTAKLHHIDGKKPEIHHQADAERILADLKGRKTFGVTDVKRRERRKNPSAPFTTSTLQQEAAKKLSFGSKRTMRVAQDLYEGIEVGAEGAVGLITYMRTDSTRVAESAALQARDVVRKAHGEEYLASAPQLYGDGKNKSKNAQDAHEAVRPTDPARRPDDVKRYLSPDQFKLYQLVWQRFMASQMAPAVFDTTTVDFDLPASSQPDIGRRNYLFRATGSIVKFPGFLVLYREAHEEGEHKALEDEQALPVVDVKEQVPVKSITPSQHFTEPPPRFSEASLVKELEKLGIGRPSTYAAIISVLADRRYVNLEQRRFFPTELGETVEKVMVKQFPDVFNVGFTSEMEGELDKIEDGELSWRKVLQDFYGPFAKSLASVDAPALIAAAHDLSGLAALRCPDCGGKLEPRGGFFGPFLACENHPKTCKYTRPIKGEKAKPRMTDVPCPLCAQPMVVRQGRSGEFLGCSTFPKCRGTRSMPTGVYCPKDGGEIVERRSKKRGTAFFACANETCDFVVWNRPAVEKCPECGYIGAEMKSTKARGDFRKCIKCGNEWEAPKSEEAEPALAG, from the coding sequence ATGGCTGTGAAGAAGAAGACCACAACGACCAAGAAGCGCGCCACCGCCCGCAAGGCCAAGGGCAGCGCGGCCACCACCAAGCGGCGGGGCCGCGCGGCGGCGGCCGAGCCCGAAGAGGAGCTGCCGTCCGAGCCGGGTTCGACGTCGTTGGTGATCGTCGAGTCGCCGGCGAAGGCCAAGACCATCGGCAAGTATCTGGGCCGCGGCTACCGGGTGCGGGCCACGGTGGGCCACATCATGGACCTGCCCGAGAAGAAGCTCGGCATCGACGTGGAGAACGGGTTCGAGCCCGATCTCGTGCCGATTCCCGGCAAGGAGAAGACGATCGCCGAGCTCAAGAGCGCGGCGAAGACGTCCAAGGAAGTATTGATCGCCACCGACCCTGATCGTGAAGGTGAGGCGATCGCGTGGCACGTGGCGGAGCAACTCAAGCCCAAGCGCGGCAAGTCCACCATTCCCATTCGGCGCGTGCTGTTCCACGAGATCACCAAGGACGCGGTGCAGCGGGCGATCAGCGCCGCCGGCGAGATCGACGAGCGCAAGGTGGAGGCGCAGCAGGCGCGCCGCGTGCTCGACCGTCTGGTGGGCTACAAGGCCAGCCCGGTGCTCTGGAAGACGGTGAAGAAGGGCATCTCGGCGGGGCGCGTGCAGACCGTGGCGTTGCGCCTGATCGTGGAGCGCGAGCGCGAGATCCGCGCCTTCAATCCGGTGGAGTACTGGACGGTGGAGGCGTTGCTCGAGAAGAGCGGCACGACGTTCACCGCCAAGCTGCACCACATCGACGGCAAGAAGCCGGAGATTCACCACCAGGCCGACGCCGAGCGGATCCTTGCCGATCTCAAGGGGCGCAAGACGTTCGGCGTGACCGACGTGAAGCGGCGCGAGCGGCGCAAGAATCCGTCGGCGCCGTTCACCACGTCCACGCTGCAACAGGAAGCGGCCAAGAAGCTGTCGTTCGGTTCCAAGCGCACGATGCGCGTGGCGCAGGATCTGTACGAGGGCATCGAGGTGGGCGCCGAGGGCGCCGTGGGTCTGATCACCTACATGCGCACCGACTCCACGCGTGTGGCCGAGAGCGCCGCGCTGCAGGCGCGCGACGTGGTGCGCAAGGCGCACGGCGAGGAGTACCTGGCGTCGGCGCCGCAACTGTACGGCGACGGCAAGAACAAGAGCAAGAACGCGCAGGACGCGCACGAAGCGGTGCGGCCCACCGATCCGGCGCGGCGTCCGGACGACGTGAAGCGCTATCTGTCGCCCGATCAGTTCAAGCTCTACCAGCTGGTCTGGCAGCGGTTCATGGCGTCGCAGATGGCGCCGGCGGTGTTCGACACGACCACCGTGGACTTCGATCTTCCCGCGTCGTCGCAACCCGACATCGGGCGCCGCAACTATCTGTTCCGGGCCACGGGGAGCATCGTGAAGTTCCCGGGGTTCCTGGTGCTGTACCGCGAGGCGCACGAGGAGGGCGAGCACAAGGCGCTCGAGGACGAACAGGCGCTGCCGGTGGTGGACGTCAAGGAGCAGGTGCCCGTCAAGTCGATCACGCCGTCGCAGCACTTCACCGAGCCGCCGCCGCGCTTCTCCGAGGCCAGCCTGGTCAAGGAGCTGGAGAAGCTCGGCATCGGCCGCCCGTCCACGTACGCGGCGATCATCTCGGTGCTGGCCGACCGGCGCTACGTGAACCTGGAGCAGCGCCGCTTCTTTCCCACCGAGCTGGGCGAGACGGTGGAAAAGGTGATGGTCAAGCAGTTCCCCGACGTCTTCAACGTGGGGTTCACGTCGGAGATGGAAGGCGAGCTGGACAAGATCGAGGACGGCGAGCTGAGTTGGCGCAAGGTGCTGCAGGATTTCTACGGCCCGTTCGCCAAGTCGCTGGCGTCGGTGGATGCGCCGGCGCTGATCGCGGCGGCGCACGATCTGTCGGGGCTGGCGGCGCTGCGCTGTCCCGACTGCGGCGGCAAGCTCGAGCCGCGCGGCGGATTCTTCGGGCCCTTCCTGGCCTGCGAGAACCATCCCAAGACGTGCAAGTACACGCGGCCCATCAAGGGCGAGAAGGCCAAGCCGCGGATGACCGACGTGCCCTGTCCCCTGTGCGCGCAGCCGATGGTGGTGCGGCAGGGACGGAGCGGGGAATTCCTGGGCTGCAGCACGTTTCCCAAGTGCCGCGGCACGCGGTCCATGCCCACGGGTGTGTACTGCCCCAAGGACGGCGGCGAGATCGTGGAGCGCCGGTCCAAGAAGCGCGGAACCGCGTTCTTTGCCTGCGCCAACGAGACCTGCGACTTCGTGGTGTGGAACCGCCCGGCGGTGGAGAAGTGCCCGGAGTGCGGCTACATCGGCGCCGAGATGAAGTCCACCAAGGCGCGCGGCGACTTCCGCAAGTGCATCAAGTGCGGCAACGAGTGGGAAGCGCCCAAGAGCGAAGAAGCCGAGCCCGCGCTGGCGGGATGA
- a CDS encoding DUF494 family protein: MTIRVLGPHERGRFAPEAWGYLLALGSTGAVNSFELETIIERALSQVDGRIGLDDLRSLLEGTGLDDGRSGNDNQTVH, encoded by the coding sequence ATGACGATACGAGTGTTGGGGCCGCACGAGCGCGGACGGTTCGCGCCGGAGGCCTGGGGATATTTGCTCGCGCTCGGCAGTACGGGAGCCGTGAACTCCTTTGAGTTGGAGACGATCATCGAACGGGCGCTGTCGCAGGTGGACGGCCGCATCGGGCTCGACGATCTGCGCTCGCTGCTCGAAGGGACCGGCTTGGACGATGGGCGCTCGGGCAACGACAATCAGACGGTACACTGA
- a CDS encoding shikimate kinase translates to MTPTFRTSQGGSAADPSVPHLILVGLPGSGKSVVGMRAAEIAERTFLDFDAEIERREGRPIAQIFGESGEHHFRAKERILTEELREMGGMILAPGGGWIVNPDVVSLLRPPSIMVYLKVRPETALKRMGKRQELRPLLMRADPAQEMRRLFEARRLLYEGADQVIDSEHLTLQEVTEKVVALAKELR, encoded by the coding sequence ATGACGCCTACCTTTCGCACATCGCAGGGCGGCTCGGCGGCTGATCCGTCGGTCCCGCACCTGATCCTCGTGGGGCTCCCGGGCTCCGGGAAGTCCGTGGTCGGCATGCGGGCCGCCGAGATCGCCGAACGGACCTTTCTCGACTTCGATGCCGAGATCGAGCGCCGCGAGGGCAGGCCCATCGCGCAGATCTTCGGCGAGTCGGGCGAGCATCACTTCCGGGCCAAGGAGCGCATCCTCACCGAGGAGCTGCGCGAGATGGGCGGGATGATTCTCGCGCCCGGCGGCGGGTGGATCGTCAACCCGGACGTGGTGTCGCTGCTCCGGCCCCCGAGCATCATGGTGTACCTCAAGGTACGGCCGGAGACGGCGCTCAAGCGCATGGGCAAGCGGCAGGAACTCCGGCCCCTGCTCATGCGGGCCGATCCGGCTCAGGAGATGCGGCGGTTGTTCGAGGCGCGTCGCCTATTATATGAAGGGGCCGACCAGGTGATAGATTCGGAACACCTTACGTTGCAAGAGGTTACGGAAAAGGTAGTTGCATTAGCAAAGGAATTGCGTTAG
- the aroC gene encoding chorismate synthase — MIRFTTAGESHGQALVTILEGIPAGLPLLAAHVNAELARRQQGYGRGRRMQIEQDAVEFLAGVRAGETIGAPIAMLVRNRDWQNWAEIMDPAPRDGEDPSALRKRAVTRPRPGHADLTGLLKYDRDDARDILERASARETTARVAASAVCRRLLAEFDVRIGSHIVHLGGIDARRPEPMPADINAAADASPLRTLDPDAEQAMIARIDEAKRAGNTLGGICEVVADGLPVGLGSHVSWDRKLDGRIGAAMMSIPAVKGVEIGMGFQAARVTGAEVHDAIELARGRPLAGNVRRTTNRAGGLEGGMTSGEPLVVRVGMKPISTLMRPLATVDVATSEAAAAVAERSDVTAVPAMGVIAEGMLALVIANAFAEKFGGDSLGEMRRNYDAYLSHIAGRLGG; from the coding sequence ATGATCCGATTCACCACAGCCGGCGAGTCGCACGGACAGGCGCTCGTCACCATTCTCGAAGGCATCCCCGCCGGATTGCCCCTGCTTGCCGCCCACGTCAACGCCGAACTCGCCCGCCGGCAGCAGGGCTACGGCCGCGGCCGCCGCATGCAGATCGAGCAGGACGCCGTGGAATTCCTGGCCGGCGTGCGCGCCGGCGAGACCATCGGCGCGCCCATCGCCATGCTCGTCCGCAATCGCGATTGGCAGAACTGGGCCGAGATCATGGATCCGGCGCCGCGCGATGGCGAGGACCCCTCGGCGCTCCGCAAGCGCGCCGTCACCCGCCCGCGCCCCGGGCACGCCGATCTCACCGGCCTGCTCAAGTACGACCGCGACGACGCGCGCGACATCCTCGAGCGCGCCTCGGCGCGCGAGACCACGGCCCGCGTGGCCGCGTCGGCGGTGTGCCGCCGGCTGCTCGCCGAGTTCGACGTGCGCATCGGCAGCCACATCGTCCACCTGGGCGGCATCGACGCGCGGCGCCCCGAGCCGATGCCGGCCGACATCAACGCCGCCGCCGATGCGTCGCCGCTCCGCACGCTCGACCCCGACGCCGAGCAGGCGATGATCGCCCGCATCGACGAGGCCAAGCGCGCCGGCAATACGCTGGGCGGCATCTGTGAAGTCGTGGCCGACGGCCTGCCCGTGGGGCTCGGCTCGCACGTGTCGTGGGACCGCAAACTCGACGGCCGCATCGGCGCGGCCATGATGAGCATTCCGGCGGTGAAGGGGGTAGAGATCGGCATGGGTTTCCAGGCCGCGCGCGTGACCGGCGCCGAGGTGCACGACGCGATCGAACTCGCCAGGGGGCGCCCCCTGGCCGGCAACGTGCGCCGCACCACCAATCGCGCCGGTGGACTGGAGGGCGGCATGACGTCGGGCGAGCCGCTCGTGGTGCGCGTGGGCATGAAGCCGATCAGCACGCTCATGCGGCCGCTGGCCACGGTGGACGTGGCCACCAGCGAAGCGGCGGCCGCGGTGGCCGAACGGAGCGACGTCACCGCCGTGCCGGCGATGGGTGTGATTGCCGAGGGCATGCTGGCCCTGGTGATCGCGAATGCCTTTGCCGAAAAATTCGGCGGGGACTCTCTCGGAGAAATGCGCCGCAACTATGACGCCTACCTTTCGCACATCGCAGGGCGGCTCGGCGGCTGA